From the Natrarchaeobaculum aegyptiacum genome, one window contains:
- a CDS encoding M42 family metallopeptidase, whose amino-acid sequence MTSTPFDLELLTTLTETSGVPGYEDRIREQVLDELDGAVDRVRTDAMGNVVGTLEGESDFSVAVAAHMDEIGFMVRHVAGEEDGFGFVELDALGGWDARVLKAQRVTIHTEDGDVPGVIGSPPPHTLDEEDREKTPKVDDVAVDVGLPHEEATETISPGDLVTMDQTTERVGETITGKALDDRVCLFAMLEAARRLDEPDVTIHFCATVQEEVGLRGARALGVDVDPDLAIALDVTVANDVPGFDGGEQVTKLGDGAAIKLKDSSVITNPKVHRRMKAVAEDREIDYQLEILPAGGTDTAGFQHTAGAKPVGAISVPTRYLHTVTETAHVDDVAATIDLLTAFLETEDGEYDYTL is encoded by the coding sequence ATGACATCCACACCGTTCGACCTCGAGTTGCTGACGACGCTCACCGAGACCAGCGGCGTGCCCGGCTACGAGGACCGCATCCGCGAGCAGGTACTCGACGAACTGGACGGGGCCGTCGACCGCGTCCGAACCGACGCCATGGGGAACGTCGTCGGGACGCTCGAAGGCGAGTCTGACTTCTCGGTTGCCGTCGCAGCGCACATGGACGAGATCGGTTTCATGGTCCGTCACGTCGCAGGCGAGGAAGACGGGTTCGGGTTCGTCGAACTCGACGCCCTCGGCGGCTGGGACGCCCGCGTGCTCAAAGCCCAGCGGGTGACGATCCACACCGAAGACGGCGACGTTCCCGGCGTGATCGGTTCGCCACCACCGCACACGCTGGACGAGGAAGACCGCGAGAAGACCCCCAAGGTCGACGACGTCGCCGTCGACGTCGGCCTCCCCCACGAGGAAGCCACCGAGACGATCTCGCCGGGCGACCTCGTGACGATGGACCAGACTACCGAACGCGTCGGTGAAACGATCACCGGCAAAGCCCTCGACGATCGGGTCTGCCTGTTCGCCATGCTCGAGGCCGCGCGCCGGCTCGACGAGCCGGACGTGACGATCCACTTCTGTGCGACCGTCCAGGAGGAAGTCGGCCTGCGTGGCGCGCGGGCTCTCGGCGTCGACGTCGATCCCGACCTCGCCATCGCACTCGACGTCACCGTCGCCAACGACGTCCCCGGATTCGACGGCGGCGAGCAGGTCACGAAACTGGGCGACGGCGCAGCGATCAAACTCAAAGACTCGAGCGTCATCACCAACCCGAAGGTCCACCGCCGGATGAAAGCCGTCGCCGAGGACCGCGAGATCGACTACCAGCTCGAGATCCTGCCCGCCGGCGGCACCGATACGGCTGGTTTCCAGCACACCGCGGGCGCGAAACCCGTCGGTGCAATTTCGGTCCCGACGCGGTACCTCCACACCGTTACCGAGACCGCCCACGTCGACGACGTCGCGGCGACGATCGATCTGTTGACCGCGTTCCTCGAGACCGAAGACGGCGAGTACGACTACACGCTCTGA
- a CDS encoding thiolase domain-containing protein: MSDVRVAGTGLTPFGNTPDRTGRDLFAEATIAAFEDSGVPREDVDAVFYGNFMGELAEHQGHQGPLMAEAAGVRAPATRYESACASAGTAVRDAVLQLRNGEIDVALVGGAERMTNLGTAGATEALAIAADDLWEVRAGATFPGAYALMARAYFEEYGGDRTDLAHVAVKNHENALTNEKAQYQSEISVDDVLEAPLVSEPLGLYDSCPLSDGAAALVLTSQEYADEHDLDAPVAITGSGQGGDRMALHGRAHLARTPAAREAGAEAYVDAGIEPSDVDLAEVHDCFTIAEVLALEALDLEPIGEGISAARDGRTTANGETPVNLSGGLKAKGHPVGATGASQIAEVAKLLSRDHPNSEHVEDARIGLAHNAGGTVASATVHVLEVTR, encoded by the coding sequence ATGAGTGACGTACGCGTCGCAGGAACGGGGTTGACGCCGTTCGGAAACACCCCGGACCGGACGGGACGAGACCTCTTCGCCGAAGCGACAATTGCCGCCTTCGAGGACAGCGGCGTCCCTCGAGAGGACGTCGACGCCGTCTTCTACGGCAACTTCATGGGTGAGCTCGCCGAACACCAGGGTCATCAGGGACCGCTGATGGCCGAAGCCGCGGGCGTCAGGGCGCCGGCGACCCGGTACGAGTCCGCCTGCGCCTCGGCCGGGACCGCCGTCCGTGACGCGGTACTTCAGCTTCGCAACGGCGAGATCGACGTCGCCCTCGTCGGTGGCGCAGAACGAATGACCAACCTCGGCACCGCCGGTGCGACCGAGGCGCTCGCGATCGCCGCCGACGACCTCTGGGAGGTTCGCGCCGGCGCGACCTTCCCCGGCGCCTACGCGCTGATGGCGCGGGCGTACTTCGAGGAGTACGGCGGCGATCGAACCGACCTCGCCCACGTCGCGGTCAAAAACCACGAGAACGCCCTTACGAACGAGAAAGCCCAGTACCAGAGCGAGATCAGCGTCGACGACGTCCTCGAGGCGCCGCTGGTCTCTGAACCGCTCGGCCTCTACGACTCCTGTCCGCTCTCCGATGGCGCGGCCGCGCTGGTCCTCACCAGCCAGGAATACGCCGACGAACACGACCTCGATGCGCCGGTCGCGATCACCGGAAGCGGGCAGGGCGGCGACCGCATGGCACTCCACGGCCGGGCGCACCTCGCACGGACGCCCGCCGCACGCGAGGCCGGCGCCGAAGCCTACGTCGACGCCGGCATCGAGCCGAGCGACGTCGACCTCGCGGAGGTCCACGACTGCTTTACGATCGCCGAGGTGCTCGCACTCGAGGCACTCGACCTCGAGCCGATCGGCGAAGGGATTTCGGCTGCTCGAGACGGGCGGACGACCGCCAACGGCGAGACGCCGGTCAACCTCTCCGGTGGGCTGAAAGCGAAGGGCCACCCCGTCGGCGCGACGGGCGCGTCCCAGATCGCCGAGGTGGCGAAACTCCTCTCGCGAGACCACCCCAACAGCGAACACGTCGAGGACGCACGGATCGGGCTCGCCCACAACGCGGGTGGCACGGTCGCCAGTGCGACCGTCCACGTTCTGGAGGTGACCCGATGA